TTTGAAAGATCATGTTATAGTAGTAGGTTATGGTCGTAATGGTAAACAAGCTGTTCAAAAACTTACAACCTATAAAAGATCTTTTGTCGTAATAGAGCGGGATGAAGAGATCGTTAACAGATTTCAATCTGAAGAAATGCCGTTTATTTTAGGAAATGCTAATGAAGATGAGGTGCTTATAGAAGCAGGGGTTAAGCGTGCTTCTACATTGATATCTGCATTGCCAGATGATTCTGATAATTTATTTGTGGTGCTTTCTGCGCGTCAAATGAATACCGCTATGAAAATTATTAGTCGTGCTTCTGAAGAAACCACATATCGAAAACTAAAGTTTGCCGGAGCCGATAATGTTATTATGCCCGATAAAATAGGCGGTGACCACATGGCATCTTTAGTGGTTGTGCCAGATTTAGTTGAATTCTTAGATAATTTACAGGTAACAACCGCTGGGAGAGTCAATGTTCAGGAGATAACCTATGAAGCTGTTTGCCCAGACCACGTAACGCGTACCATTAGAGACATTGACCTGAGAAATAGGACTGGATGCTCAATTATAGGCTATAAATCTCCTCAGGGAGATTATGTTATCAATCCTGAAGCTTCTATGCTTTTAGAAAAAGATTCAAAATTAATTGTAATTGGAAGACCTGAACAGATTGAAAATTTACATAAAGAATTTGCGATTTAGTAGTATGTTTACTAAATCGTGAAGAGTAATTAGATAAACCTGTCAAATACTTGATAGTACTCTATTTTTAATTTAATGTTTTTTCCAATTTATGAAACACCTTTCCATAGCAAGTTTCTTGCTTTTATCTGCATTTAACATGTCTGCTCAAGAAGTAACCGAAGTAGGTATAGACCAGCAAATTGATCAGGCATTTGCACCCATATCAGATTTTTTCTTCAATATCATTTTCTTCAATGTTTTTGGGATTCCTTTTGTACTTATTCTTTTAGTATTTAGTGCAGTATTCTTTACATTATATTTTGGTTTTCCAAATTTCAGATACTTTTGGAGAGCCATACAAACTGTACGTGGTAAGTATGAAGATATTGAAAATCACGGGGCTAAATTACTCTATGGTGAAGATGGTATAGCAAACGGGGTTGACTTAAATAAAGTTAATCTTGAGGAGCATATAGAAAATCTGGACGGCGATCTAGCTATAGACGGTGATATCGTAGATACTATTCGCGACGAATCTTCCGCTGGTGAAGTAAGTCATTTTCAGGCTTTAGCAACTGCGGTCTCAGGTACCGTAGGTAACGGTAATATTGCCGGTGTGGCATTAGCAATTGCTTTAGGTGGTCCCGGTGCAACTTTCTGGATGGTTGTTTGCGGTCTTCTGGGTATGTCAACAAAATTTGTTGAATGTACCTTAGGTGTTCAGTACAGAGATGTAGGTGAAGATGGTACCGTTTACGGTGGTCCAATGTACTATCTGACTAAAGGTTTGAAAGAAAAGGGCTTTGCAACTTTAGGAAAGATAGCAGCAGTAATATTTGCTATTTTTTGTGTAGGTGGTTCTTTTGGTGGGGTAACGCTGCTCAGAGCAATCAGGCAACAATAGTTTTAAAAGAACTTTTTAATTTAGAAAGTACAGGTGCAGGATTCACAATAGGTATTGTAATTGCAATTCTTGTAGGTGTTATAATCATAGGAGGTATTAAGCGAATTGCTCAAGTTACTGAAAAGGTTGTGCCATTTATGGCCATTATGTACTTAGTAGCGTGTCTATATATTATTGGTTCAAATTTTTCACTTTTAGATGACGCTATCGCCTTAATTATTCAGGAAGCTTTTAATCCTACCGCGATTGGAGTAGGTAGTGTTATTGGGGTTTTATTAGTGGGTTTTAAAAGGGCTGCATTTTCTAATGAAGCAGGAGCAGGTTCTGCTTCTATTGCTCACTCGGCCGTACGTACAAAATATTCTGCAAGTGAAGGTTTGGTAGCTTTATTAGAGCCATTTATTGATACAGTGATTATTTGCACAATGACTGCTTTAGTTATTATAATTTTTAATTTTGGAGGCTATTTTGAGTATGGGGGTGATGGATCAGGGGCTGTTATTATTGATGGTCTTTCCTATGAAGGTGCAGGTATCACTTCAAAGGCATTTCATGAATATATTCCTTTTTCAAATATCTTTTTAACTATTGCTGTAGTGTTATTTGCAGTTTCAACGATGATCTCATGGTCGTACTACGGCTTACAATCCTGGAAGTTTCTCTTCGGAAGAGGGAAAGTAGCAGATATAGTCTATAAAATGTTATTCTTAAGCTTTATTGTAATAGGTGCTGCAGCAAATATGGGCTCTATTTGGCAATTTTCAGATGCTATGATTTTTGCAATGATTTTTCCGAATATGGTAGGTTTATTCTTTTTATTCCCGGTTGTTAAAAAGCAACTCAACCGTTATTTAGCCGCTATTAAATTAAAAAAGGAAGCCATTAGTTAGAAAAAATAGATTGAAGTATCTGTAAAAACACCCTCTTTAATTAATTTTAAAGAGGGTGTTTTTTATTGAATAAATCCTTAATAACTAAGAGATTTGTTTGAAGTATTCTTTGTAGAATGTAGAAACATCAACAGTTTTAACGGCTGTAGCCTTTGTAATAGACTATTTTTTTAGCATCTTGCAACTTCTGACTAAATCTATATGAACTTAATAAAAGCTATGAAAGAAAAATTATTTTTTTTAGTCTTCGTATTGCCTGTTATGGTATTTGCGCAGGATCTAAAAGTAACAGCAGAAATCCTTAACCCTACTTCAAAAATTAATGATGGTGTTGCTAAAATAGTAGTTTCTGGAGGCCAGTCGCCTTATAGTTATAAGTGGAGTGATCAAAGTACATCGCTTACTTCAAACACTGCAGAATCTCTTACCGAAGGTGTTACCCATCAAGTAATGGTGACTGATGCTGCAGGAACTTCTATTACAAAGGAATTTAAAATAGAAGCAGAGTCTATAACCGAAATTTTTAATGGTACGATGACTCCTGCTGTGGCAGCTATGGGCTCTGTTTTATTTTGGGACCCTTTTGCAGCTTTAAATTTGTATGATCCTGTAATTTATGCAGATTTAAAAATGGTGTCTATACCGGGATGGACTGCAGATACTGAAGATATTTTCACGTTAGAAAGATGGCTTGTCGAAGACGGTGCAAAAGTTAAAAAAGGTCAGGAAATTGCCATAATTTCAGAAAGCAACGGTACTGAAATTAAAATTATCGCCGATGCAAATGGTGAAATTAAACACTTAGAAGAAGAAGGCGGGATCATATATAATCCCAATAATCAAAAGCATTTAATTGAAACTAATGCAGATGTTTTTGCAGAAATAATATATGATGATCCGGTACCATTAGTTTATGCTAATGGTGATAAACAAACAAATAGTATCCCATTTATAGTGGTGTGGCTAATTTTTGGAGCTGCATTTTTTACTGTGCGTATGGGCTTTATCAACTTTAGAGGCTTCAAACATAGTTTAGAATTAGCAAAAGGAAAGTACGACGACCCTAATGCTCCAGGTAGTATTACACACTTTCAAGCATTGGCAACTGCAGTATCAGCTACCGTAGGTTTAGGAAATATAGCAGGTGTGGCAGTAGCAGTATCATTAGGTGGTGCAGGTGCTACGTTCTGGATGATTGTTGCAGGTTTACTAGGGATGTCTTCAAAATTTGTGGAATGTACTTTAGGGGTAAAATACCGTGATATTTTACCTGATGGTCGTGTCTTTGGAGGGCCTATGAATTATTTACGTTACGGTCTCGAAAAACGCAATATGGGCGGTTTTGGAAAAGTATTGGCGACAGCATTTGCCGTATTAGCGATTGGGGCTTCTTTTGGAGGTGGAAATATGTTTCAGGCAAACCAGTCTTTTGAAATATTAAGTGGTCAATTTCCAGGATTAGAAGGAAACGGATTTTGGTTTGGAGTTATAGTAGCTGTGCTTGTAGGTATCGTTATTATAGGAGGTATAAATAGTATCGCTAAGGTTACGGGAAAAATTGTACCGTTTATGGCAGGTATTTATGTTTTAGGAGCTCTTACGGTTATTTTTATAAACATTGAAAATATTGGACCGGCATTTACCGCAATTATTGATGGTGCATTTAGTCCAAGTGCTTTAAAAGGTGGTATACTGGGAGTTTTAATTGTAGGATTTCAACGAGCTGCATTTTCTAATGAGGCAGGTGTGGGTTCTGCAGCTATAGCACATAGTGTGGCAAAGACAAACCATCCTCCTTCAGAAGGTTTTGTTGCACTTTTAGAGCCTTTTATTGATACAGTTGTGGTGTGTACATTAACAGCACTAGTTCTAATATTTACAGGTATGCATGAGGTGACAGGTGTTGCAGGTGCAGATCTAACTTCAGATGCATTTGGTAGTGTGATATCGTGGTTTCCATATGTTCTTGCTGCGGCTGTATTTTTATTTGCATTCTCTACGATGATTTCCTGGTCGTATTATGGGATGCGTGCATGGACTTATCTTTTTGGTAAAAGCAAAAAGATGGAATTATTATATAAAGTATTATTTTTATTCTTCGTAGTTGTAGGAGCTTCTGTAAGTTTAGGTGCAGTGCTCGACTTCTCTGATATGATGATATTAGCTATGTCTTTTCCTAATATTATAGGATTGTACATACTTAGTGGAGAGGTTAGAAGTGATTTACGGGAGTACTTCAGGAAATTAAAAGCAAACGAGTTGTTTAAAAAGCAACGTGTAGCTAAACAGAAAAGTTAATCGAATAGTAAATATTTATGAAACTAAAATCCCACTTGATGCTTGATTCTAAAAAGCGCAGTGGGATTTTACTTTTAGTTATAATTCTTAGTGCCTGTTGGATTTTTTATTTTTGGACTATTCAAAAAGAAAATTCGTTAGAATCTATTGATGATATTGCAATTTATCAGGCGCGCATAGATTCTTTAAAAGAAATAGAAACTTTAAAAAGCACACCAAAAATATATCCTTTCAATCCTAACTTCATAACAGATTACAAAGGATATACATTGGGATTGAGTACACAAGAACTCGATAAACTTTTCAGTTTTCGTAAAGAAGGTAAGTGGATTAACTCTTCTGAAGATTTTCAAAAAGTTACTGGTGTTTCAGATTCTTTACTTGCGGCGATCTCTCCATATTTTAAATTTCCAGATTGGGTTAATAATCCCAAGAAGACAATTAAAAAAGAATCCTACAATGCGTTTAAATCGTTTAATGATCAGAAAGATTTAAATAAAGCCACATTTGAAAACTTAATAAATTTGCCAGAAATGACTGAAGAGAGTGCAAGGCTTATTTTAGCATACAGAAAGAAAATAGGAGGTTTTATAGAAGACAATCAGTTATACGATATATATAATGTTAAGCGCAATCAAGTTATTGAAGTAAAAAAAGAATTCACAGTTAAATCGAAACCGGTTATTGTTTTGATAAACGTCAACAAGGCTAATGCTTCAGACCTCGCAACGGTGCCTTTTTTGACATTTGATATAGCGCGATCAATTATAGACTACCGAATACTTAATGAGGGAATTAAAAATCTTGATGAACTTCTTAAAATTGAAGGCATAACCCCTTACAAATTAGATCGAATTAAATTATATTTGTCAACCAGCCAGTAATACATAGGTTTATTTGAGAATAATGCAATTTCTCCTTGCAAAACTTCCTTTCCAATGACCTATTAACAATATAAAGCTTAATAAATGAAAAATGTAAACTTTTCAGAAGAGCATGAGCTCTTTAGAGAAAGTCTTAGAGAATTTCTACAAAAGGAAGTTGTTCCTCATATTGAGAAATGGGAGAAGACAGGCCAGATAGAGCGTTTTATCTGGACAAAAATGGGAGAGATGGGTTATTTTGGCTTAGCCTCTCCTGAAGAATATGGCGGCCTGGATCTTGATATTTTTTATACGGTAATTTTTCTTGAAGAATTGCAACGTGTAAACAGTGGCGGTTTTGCTGCAGCAATGTGGGCTCACGCGTATTTAGCGATGACGCACTTAAAAGCTGAAGGTTCACCAGCTATTAAAGAAAAATATTTAACATCAAGTGTAACCGGAGAATTAATAGGGTGTCTGTGTATTACAGAACCATTTGGAGGATCTGATGTTGCTGGGATGCGAAGTACCGCTATTCTTAATGGAGAT
The sequence above is a segment of the Leeuwenhoekiella sp. MAR_2009_132 genome. Coding sequences within it:
- a CDS encoding amino acid carrier protein yields the protein MKEKLFFLVFVLPVMVFAQDLKVTAEILNPTSKINDGVAKIVVSGGQSPYSYKWSDQSTSLTSNTAESLTEGVTHQVMVTDAAGTSITKEFKIEAESITEIFNGTMTPAVAAMGSVLFWDPFAALNLYDPVIYADLKMVSIPGWTADTEDIFTLERWLVEDGAKVKKGQEIAIISESNGTEIKIIADANGEIKHLEEEGGIIYNPNNQKHLIETNADVFAEIIYDDPVPLVYANGDKQTNSIPFIVVWLIFGAAFFTVRMGFINFRGFKHSLELAKGKYDDPNAPGSITHFQALATAVSATVGLGNIAGVAVAVSLGGAGATFWMIVAGLLGMSSKFVECTLGVKYRDILPDGRVFGGPMNYLRYGLEKRNMGGFGKVLATAFAVLAIGASFGGGNMFQANQSFEILSGQFPGLEGNGFWFGVIVAVLVGIVIIGGINSIAKVTGKIVPFMAGIYVLGALTVIFINIENIGPAFTAIIDGAFSPSALKGGILGVLIVGFQRAAFSNEAGVGSAAIAHSVAKTNHPPSEGFVALLEPFIDTVVVCTLTALVLIFTGMHEVTGVAGADLTSDAFGSVISWFPYVLAAAVFLFAFSTMISWSYYGMRAWTYLFGKSKKMELLYKVLFLFFVVVGASVSLGAVLDFSDMMILAMSFPNIIGLYILSGEVRSDLREYFRKLKANELFKKQRVAKQKS
- a CDS encoding helix-hairpin-helix domain-containing protein; this encodes MKLKSHLMLDSKKRSGILLLVIILSACWIFYFWTIQKENSLESIDDIAIYQARIDSLKEIETLKSTPKIYPFNPNFITDYKGYTLGLSTQELDKLFSFRKEGKWINSSEDFQKVTGVSDSLLAAISPYFKFPDWVNNPKKTIKKESYNAFKSFNDQKDLNKATFENLINLPEMTEESARLILAYRKKIGGFIEDNQLYDIYNVKRNQVIEVKKEFTVKSKPVIVLINVNKANASDLATVPFLTFDIARSIIDYRILNEGIKNLDELLKIEGITPYKLDRIKLYLSTSQ
- a CDS encoding potassium channel family protein codes for the protein MGSILKNRFYVAILLVIGTLCLGILGFRFLALYTWVDAVYMTIITISTVGFGEVQPLNDTAKLFTVVLILVSVVVLGYAISVITEYILKRSNVELLKKRRVQKIIDNLKDHVIVVGYGRNGKQAVQKLTTYKRSFVVIERDEEIVNRFQSEEMPFILGNANEDEVLIEAGVKRASTLISALPDDSDNLFVVLSARQMNTAMKIISRASEETTYRKLKFAGADNVIMPDKIGGDHMASLVVVPDLVEFLDNLQVTTAGRVNVQEITYEAVCPDHVTRTIRDIDLRNRTGCSIIGYKSPQGDYVINPEASMLLEKDSKLIVIGRPEQIENLHKEFAI